A genomic window from Henningerozyma blattae CBS 6284 chromosome 3, complete genome includes:
- the MRP13 gene encoding mitochondrial 37S ribosomal protein mS44 MRP13 (similar to Saccharomyces cerevisiae MRP13 (YGR084C); ancestral locus Anc_3.414), whose protein sequence is MLLFHKVPNKLLPTSQRLVRCLSTADTSAISSASPKSQLDEFYTYYTTRKELRPYIYRPKNSSLLISKNLKDPKTGEQLKPKDPIKPLSSQALISYINSIPNGSNDLLNWFLEWTKPNHRKRPLWNYITPRHIQELLINSFFKIGNYSYILSTLYSTSNKFIHAGNPKIFDINHFFDSYLICNIHRNQLFNYKNGSNIQEKKLRTCWNHIVYKKNLKQSGLTNLLLKVLGAQQGFDPFTIVKELKNINTIELPIDTPIVTEKNTLELENFFEAYKFNYLACKTIEEFDPKLISESSGDIKTFITYFSKITEKLGKEDYYTELKNSITRSLEVKKISDEKKSTEAIEVKPETTEEKQDK, encoded by the coding sequence atgttattatttcacAAGGTACCAAACAAGTTACTTCCGACTTCTCAAAGATTGGTTAGATGTCTTTCTACAGCCGATACTAGCGCAATATCCTCAGCCTCCCCTAAAAGCCAATTAGATGAATTCTATACCTATTATACTACAAGAAAGGAACTAAGGCCTTATATTTATCGTCCCAAAAACTCATCtcttttaatatctaaGAATCTCAAAGATCCTAAAACTGGTGAACAGCTAAAACCAAAGGATCCAATCAAGCCTTTATCCAGCCAGGCACTGATCTCGTATATCAATTCTATTCCTAATGGTTCAAACGACTTGCTTAATTGGTTCCTAGAATGGACTAAACCAAATCATAGAAAAAGACCTCTTTGGAATTATATTACTCCAAGACATATCCAAGAATTGTTgattaattcattttttaagaTAGGCaattattcttatattttaagTACATTGTATTCTACAAGCAATAAATTCATTCATGCAGGTAATCCTAAGATTTTTGACATCAATCATTTCTTCGACTCATATTTAATATGTAACATTCACAGAAATCAATTATTCAACTATAAAAATGGATCAAACATACAAGAGAAAAAGCTCAGGACATGCTGGAATCATAttgtatataaaaagaacTTAAAGCAATCTGGattaacaaatttattattgaaggTACTAGGGGCTCAGCAAGGGTTTGATCCATTTACGATTGTCaaagaattaaagaatattaatacaattGAATTACCAATAGATACGCCAATTGTGACCGAAAAAAACacattagaattagaaaatttttttgaagcttataaatttaattatttagcATGTAAGACTATCGAAGAATTTGATCCGAAATTAATCTCTGAATCCTCTGGAGATATTAAAACCTTCATCACATACTTTTCTAAAATCACTGAGAAGTTGGGGAAAGAAGATTATTATACtgaattaaagaattcaatAACTAGATCTCTAGAGGTAAAGAAAATCTCAGATGAAAAGAAATCTACTGAAGCGATTGAAGTAAAACCAGAAACAACTGAAGAAAAACAAGATAAATAA